In a genomic window of Helicobacter pylori NQ4053:
- a CDS encoding shikimate kinase, which produces MQHLVLIGFMGSGKSSLAQELGLALKLEVLDTDMIISERVGLSVREIFEELGEDNFRMFEKNLIDELKTLKTPHVISTGGGIVMHDNFKGLGTTFYLKMDFETLIKRLNQKEREKRPLLNNLTQAKELFEKRQALYEKNASFIIDARGGLNNSLKQVLQFIA; this is translated from the coding sequence ATGCAGCATTTAGTCTTAATCGGTTTTATGGGGAGCGGTAAAAGCTCTTTAGCGCAAGAATTGGGTCTTGCTTTGAAATTAGAAGTGCTGGATACGGATATGATCATTAGCGAGAGGGTGGGCTTGAGCGTGAGAGAGATTTTTGAAGAGCTTGGCGAAGACAATTTCAGGATGTTTGAAAAAAATTTGATTGATGAATTAAAAACGCTCAAAACCCCCCATGTTATTTCTACCGGTGGGGGCATTGTGATGCATGATAATTTTAAGGGTTTAGGCACAACTTTTTACCTCAAAATGGATTTTGAGACCTTGATTAAGCGTTTGAATCAAAAAGAAAGGGAGAAACGCCCCCTTTTGAATAACCTCACTCAAGCCAAAGAACTTTTTGAAAAACGCCAAGCCCTCTATGAAAAAAACGCCTCCTTTATCATTGATGCAAGGGGTGGTTTAAATAATTCTTTAAAACAAGTGCTACAATTCATCGCATAA
- a CDS encoding glycosyltransferase family 8 protein: protein MSITIPIVIAFDNHYAIPAGVSLYSMLACTKTKHHDKKLFYKIHCLVDNLSLENQQKLKETLAPFSAFMSVDFLDISTPNLYTPSVEPSVIDKIHEAFSQLNIYAKTRFSKMVMCRLFLASLFPQYDKIIMFDADTLFLNDVSESFFIPLDSYYFGAAKDFASDKSPKHFQIAREKDPRQAFSLYEHYLNESDMQIIYESNYNAGFLVVNLKLWRADHLEEHLLNLAHQKGQCVFYPEQDLLTLACYQKVLILPYIYNTHPFMANQKRFIPDKKEIVMLHFYFVGKPWISPAALYSKEWHEILLKTPFYAEYSVKFLKQMTELLSLKDKQKTFEFLAPLLNPKTLLEYVFFRLKRIFKRLKEKLSNS, encoded by the coding sequence ATGAGTATTACTATTCCTATCGTTATCGCTTTTGACAATCATTACGCCATTCCGGCTGGCGTGAGCCTGTATTCCATGCTGGCTTGCACTAAAACAAAACACCATGATAAAAAACTTTTTTATAAAATCCACTGCCTGGTGGATAACTTAAGCCTTGAAAACCAACAAAAATTAAAAGAGACTCTAGCCCCCTTTAGCGCTTTTATGAGCGTGGATTTTTTAGACATTTCAACCCCTAATCTTTATACCCCTTCAGTAGAACCCTCTGTGATTGATAAAATCCATGAAGCTTTTTCACAGCTCAACATTTACGCTAAGACTCGCTTTTCTAAAATGGTCATGTGCCGCTTGTTTTTGGCTTCTTTATTCCCACAATACGACAAAATTATCATGTTTGATGCAGACACTTTGTTTTTAAACGATGTGAGCGAGAGTTTTTTCATCCCGCTAGATTCTTATTATTTTGGAGCGGCTAAAGATTTTGCTTCCGATAAAAGCCCTAAACATTTTCAAATAGCGCGAGAAAAAGACCCTCGTCAAGCCTTTTCCCTTTATGAGCATTACCTTAATGAAAGCGATATGCAAATCATCTATGAAAGCAATTATAACGCCGGGTTTTTAGTCGTGAATTTAAAGCTGTGGCGTGCTGATCATTTAGAAGAGCACTTACTCAATTTAGCCCATCAAAAAGGCCAGTGCGTGTTTTACCCTGAACAGGATCTTTTAACGCTCGCATGCTATCAAAAAGTTTTAATCTTGCCTTATATTTATAACACCCACCCTTTCATGGCCAATCAAAAACGCTTCATCCCTGACAAAAAAGAAATCGTCATGCTGCATTTTTATTTTGTAGGAAAACCTTGGATTTCACCCGCTGCTTTATATTCTAAAGAATGGCATGAGATTCTTTTAAAAACCCCTTTTTACGCTGAGTATTCCGTGAAATTCCTTAAACAAATGACAGAATTGTTAAGCCTTAAAGACAAACAAAAAACCTTTGAATTTCTTGCCCCCCTACTCAACCCAAAAACCCTTTTAGAATATGTCTTTTTTAGATTGAAGAGGATTTTCAAACGCTTAAAAGAAAAACTTTCAAACTCTTAG
- a CDS encoding PDC sensor domain-containing protein: protein MLSRDIVQYSKIRTELYAYLTYLFSHNIRNHLPEITLDYLNKQIRKMHAEIKMAKSFFVLDAKGMLILKPSQLKEERHKEGILEHDLTEGIELESHASFSDKYYFYQAVSEKRCILTDPYPSKKGNHLVVSASYPVYDQNNDLAFVVCLQIPLRVAIEISSPSKYFRTFSEGSMVMYFMISIMLTLVSLLLFVKCISSFWTAIVNFSSFDIKEVFHPIVLLTLALATFDLVKAIFEEEVLGKNSGDNHHAIHRTMIRFLGSIIIALAIEALMLVFKFSVSEPDKITYAVYLAVGVAVLLISLAIYVKFAYSVLPKRER from the coding sequence ATGTTAAGTAGAGACATTGTCCAATATTCCAAGATCCGCACCGAGTTATACGCTTATCTTACCTATTTGTTTTCGCACAATATCCGCAACCACCTTCCTGAAATCACTTTGGATTATTTAAACAAACAGATCAGAAAAATGCACGCTGAAATCAAAATGGCAAAAAGTTTTTTTGTGTTAGACGCTAAGGGCATGCTAATTCTTAAGCCAAGCCAACTTAAAGAGGAAAGGCATAAGGAAGGGATATTAGAGCATGATTTAACAGAAGGGATTGAATTAGAATCGCATGCCAGCTTTAGCGATAAGTATTATTTTTATCAAGCCGTGAGTGAAAAGCGTTGCATTTTAACCGACCCCTATCCTTCTAAAAAAGGAAACCATTTGGTAGTGAGCGCGTCTTACCCGGTGTATGATCAAAATAACGATTTGGCGTTTGTGGTGTGCTTGCAAATCCCTTTGAGGGTGGCGATTGAAATCAGCTCGCCTTCAAAGTATTTCAGAACCTTTAGCGAAGGGAGCATGGTCATGTATTTTATGATTTCTATCATGCTCACTTTAGTGTCGCTGCTTTTATTTGTGAAATGCATTTCTAGCTTTTGGACAGCGATTGTCAATTTTAGCAGTTTTGACATTAAAGAAGTGTTCCACCCCATTGTGCTTTTAACCCTAGCCTTAGCCACCTTTGATCTAGTCAAGGCGATTTTTGAAGAAGAAGTTTTGGGTAAAAATAGCGGGGATAACCACCATGCGATCCACCGCACGATGATCAGGTTTTTAGGCTCTATCATTATCGCCTTAGCCATTGAAGCGTTAATGCTCGTGTTTAAATTCAGCGTGAGCGAACCGGATAAAATCACTTATGCGGTGTATTTGGCTGTCGGCGTGGCGGTGCTTTTGATCAGTTTAGCAATTTATGTTAAATTCGCCTATAGCGTGTTGCCCAAACGAGAACGCTAA
- the hemB gene encoding porphobilinogen synthase, producing MFKRLRRLRSSENLRAMLRETRLNINDFIAPLFVIESGSYIKNEISSMPGVYQMSIKPLLKECEELVGLGIKAVLLFGIPKHKDATGSHALNKDHIVAKATREIKKRFKDLIVIADLCFCEYTDHGHCGILENDSVSNDKTLEILNLQGLILAESGVDILAPSNMMDGNVLSLRKTLDNAGYFHTPIMSYSTKFASSYYGPFRDAANSAPSFGDRKSYQMDYANQKEALLESLEDEKQGADILMVKPALAYLDIVKEIRDHTLLPLALYNVSGEYAMLKLAQKHNLINYESVLLETMTCFKRAGADMIISYHAKEVANLLQRN from the coding sequence ATGTTCAAACGATTGAGAAGATTACGAAGCAGCGAAAATTTAAGAGCGATGTTAAGAGAAACGCGTTTAAATATTAATGATTTCATCGCTCCTTTATTTGTCATAGAAAGCGGTAGTTATATTAAAAACGAAATCAGCTCCATGCCCGGCGTGTATCAAATGAGTATAAAGCCTCTTTTAAAAGAATGCGAAGAATTAGTGGGTTTAGGCATCAAAGCCGTTTTATTGTTTGGCATTCCTAAACATAAGGACGCTACAGGAAGCCATGCGTTAAATAAGGATCACATTGTCGCAAAAGCCACGAGAGAAATTAAAAAACGATTTAAGGATTTGATCGTTATAGCGGATTTGTGTTTTTGTGAATACACCGACCATGGGCATTGCGGGATTTTAGAAAACGATTCTGTGTCTAACGACAAAACGCTAGAGATTTTAAATCTTCAAGGGCTTATTTTAGCCGAAAGCGGCGTGGATATTCTAGCCCCAAGCAACATGATGGATGGCAATGTTTTAAGCTTGAGAAAAACGCTAGATAACGCCGGGTATTTTCACACGCCCATCATGAGCTATTCCACCAAATTTGCGAGTAGCTACTATGGGCCTTTTAGAGATGCGGCAAACTCTGCACCGAGTTTTGGCGATCGCAAAAGCTATCAAATGGATTACGCTAATCAAAAAGAAGCGCTTTTAGAAAGTTTAGAAGATGAAAAGCAGGGCGCGGATATTTTAATGGTGAAGCCGGCTTTAGCGTATTTGGATATTGTTAAAGAGATTAGAGATCACACTTTGCTCCCTTTAGCACTCTATAATGTGAGTGGGGAATACGCCATGCTCAAACTCGCGCAAAAACACAACCTGATCAACTATGAAAGCGTGCTGTTAGAAACAATGACTTGTTTTAAAAGAGCGGGAGCGGATATGATTATTAGCTATCATGCTAAAGAAGTGGCTAACTTATTACAAAGGAATTGA
- the cheZ gene encoding protein phosphatase CheZ: MTQEELDALMSGGDLENLEALEAKEEAKEDAKEEPKEGKENSNYSEKMTVKKEDAEKYGKISPNEWPPPPPTEEHKVVHQLDDVTRDSEVKATQIFDQLDLIGASAEKIAKMVKKIQEPLQKHQEVFENLHGHFPHVESFKTALNEQQEILNALKSIEEEATNCSDSSMQAMDIMQFQDIHRQKIERVVNVMRALSQYMNSLFEGKIDDSKRVSSATFITGDDDKDLASADDIEALIASFGAK; this comes from the coding sequence ATGACACAAGAAGAATTAGACGCTTTGATGAGTGGTGGCGATTTAGAAAATTTGGAAGCCCTAGAGGCTAAAGAAGAGGCTAAAGAGGACGCTAAGGAAGAGCCTAAAGAGGGTAAAGAGAATTCCAATTATAGTGAAAAAATGACCGTCAAAAAAGAGGACGCTGAAAAATACGGCAAGATTAGCCCCAATGAATGGCCTCCCCCTCCCCCCACTGAAGAGCATAAAGTCGTGCATCAATTAGACGATGTTACAAGAGATTCTGAAGTGAAAGCCACGCAAATTTTTGATCAACTGGATTTGATCGGAGCTAGTGCTGAAAAGATCGCTAAAATGGTTAAAAAAATCCAAGAACCTTTGCAAAAACACCAAGAAGTTTTTGAAAATTTGCATGGTCATTTCCCCCATGTTGAATCTTTTAAAACCGCGCTCAACGAGCAACAAGAAATCCTAAACGCCCTTAAAAGCATTGAAGAAGAAGCCACTAATTGCTCTGATAGCTCCATGCAAGCGATGGATATTATGCAATTTCAAGACATCCACCGCCAAAAAATTGAACGAGTGGTTAATGTCATGCGAGCGCTCAGCCAATACATGAATTCGCTTTTTGAAGGCAAAATTGATGATTCTAAGCGCGTGAGTTCAGCGACTTTTATCACCGGCGATGACGATAAAGATTTAGCCAGCGCTGATGATATTGAAGCCTTGATCGCTTCTTTTGGAGCCAAGTAG
- a CDS encoding tetratricopeptide repeat protein: protein MPLETITLAHIYEEQGFFEEALQIYTNILKKTPDHAEALKQMKRLEKIQKNGTPFKHDAILERHYLNFIKGDFLSVENLEKWLVEWN from the coding sequence ATGCCCTTAGAAACTATCACGCTCGCTCATATTTACGAAGAACAAGGGTTTTTTGAAGAAGCGTTGCAAATTTATACTAATATTTTAAAAAAAACCCCTGACCATGCAGAGGCGTTAAAGCAAATGAAGCGTTTGGAAAAAATCCAAAAAAATGGCACTCCTTTCAAACATGATGCAATACTAGAGCGGCACTATTTGAATTTTATCAAAGGGGATTTTTTGAGCGTTGAGAATTTAGAAAAATGGCTGGTAGAATGGAATTGA
- the arsR gene encoding acid response regulator transcription factor ArsR produces the protein MIEVLMIEDDIELAEFLSEFLLQHGIHVTNYDEPYTGISAANTQNYDLLLLDLTLPNLDGLEVCRRISKQKHIPIIISSARSDVEDKIKALDYGADDYLPKPYDPKELLARIQSLLRRSHKKEEVSEPGDANIFRVDKDSREVYMHEKKLDLTRAEYEILSLLISKKGYVFSRESIAIESESINPESSNKSIDVIIGRLRSKIEKNPKQPQYIISVRGIGYKLEY, from the coding sequence ATGATAGAAGTTTTAATGATAGAAGATGATATAGAATTAGCCGAGTTTTTGAGCGAGTTCTTGCTCCAACATGGCATTCATGTAACCAATTACGATGAGCCATATACCGGCATTAGTGCGGCTAACACACAAAATTATGATTTGTTGTTATTGGATTTGACTTTGCCTAATTTAGATGGGCTTGAAGTGTGTAGGCGCATTTCCAAACAAAAACATATCCCTATTATTATTTCTTCAGCGAGAAGTGATGTGGAAGATAAGATTAAAGCGCTGGATTATGGGGCTGATGACTACCTCCCTAAACCCTATGATCCTAAGGAATTGTTAGCTCGTATCCAATCCTTACTCAGGCGTTCTCATAAAAAAGAAGAAGTGAGTGAGCCAGGCGATGCGAATATCTTTAGGGTAGATAAGGATAGCCGAGAAGTGTATATGCATGAAAAAAAGCTAGACTTAACCAGGGCTGAATATGAAATCCTTTCGCTTCTCATTAGCAAAAAAGGTTATGTGTTTAGCCGTGAAAGCATTGCGATTGAGAGCGAGAGCATCAACCCTGAAAGCTCTAATAAAAGCATTGACGTGATCATTGGCCGTTTGCGATCTAAGATTGAAAAAAATCCTAAGCAACCGCAATACATCATCTCTGTTAGAGGGATTGGTTATAAATTAGAATACTGA
- a CDS encoding CiaD-like domain-containing protein translates to MELKNIISETLNEIEKMAKTIDDGFNTAQKTPSFFKTPPYLQNAKNAETPPMSNTEPKNAAKIETQEKITEENTEEKEEAQEIITEEITPKNPTQVLIPNERVFLKNLLERTLVLLKGMQALEEKEALERLDLVARFLQYQLSVLEKRLESLERENTK, encoded by the coding sequence ATGGAATTGAAAAACATTATTTCAGAAACCCTTAATGAAATTGAAAAAATGGCTAAAACCATTGACGATGGTTTTAATACGGCGCAAAAAACGCCCTCTTTTTTCAAAACGCCCCCCTATTTGCAAAACGCCAAAAACGCTGAAACGCCACCAATGAGTAACACGGAGCCAAAAAACGCTGCTAAAATAGAAACGCAAGAAAAAATCACAGAAGAAAATACAGAAGAAAAAGAAGAAGCACAAGAAATCATTACAGAAGAAATCACGCCCAAAAACCCCACGCAAGTGTTAATTCCAAACGAGCGGGTTTTTTTAAAAAATTTACTAGAGAGAACCTTAGTGTTATTGAAAGGCATGCAGGCTTTAGAAGAAAAGGAAGCCCTAGAGCGATTGGATTTAGTGGCGCGTTTCTTGCAATACCAATTGAGCGTGCTTGAAAAACGATTGGAATCTTTGGAGCGAGAAAACACAAAGTAG
- a CDS encoding AMIN domain-containing protein produces the protein MLKKMIGLVAVLSVLLARDNPFEPEINSKNLQGGFNGIYDSYFKEIHVDLPTSARILKQITLTYQDIDGSIHSKVVGIDKSIDWHYPLKLSQHTLNQDAFEKRYQIQDFDFLMANNTMILRSPYKILRSFVLVNPYRIVLDTQKGPLDIYQNMDLNQKFFSHIKVGTHKDYYRITLILDGKYRYLLEEKNGAYELKLK, from the coding sequence GTGTTAAAAAAGATGATAGGTTTGGTGGCGGTTTTAAGCGTTTTATTGGCTAGAGACAACCCTTTTGAGCCTGAAATCAATTCCAAGAATTTGCAAGGGGGCTTTAATGGGATCTATGATAGTTATTTTAAAGAAATCCATGTGGATTTGCCCACGAGCGCTAGGATTTTAAAACAAATCACGCTCACTTACCAGGATATTGATGGCTCTATCCATTCTAAAGTCGTGGGCATTGATAAAAGCATTGATTGGCACTACCCTTTAAAACTTTCCCAACACACCCTTAATCAAGACGCCTTTGAAAAACGCTACCAGATCCAAGATTTTGATTTTTTAATGGCAAACAACACGATGATTTTGCGTTCCCCTTATAAAATTTTGCGTTCTTTTGTGCTAGTCAATCCTTATAGAATCGTGTTAGACACGCAAAAAGGCCCGTTGGATATTTATCAAAACATGGATTTAAACCAGAAGTTTTTTTCTCACATTAAAGTCGGCACGCACAAAGATTATTACCGCATCACGCTCATTTTAGATGGGAAATACCGCTATCTTTTGGAAGAAAAAAACGGGGCGTATGAATTGAAATTGAAATAA
- a CDS encoding tetratricopeptide repeat protein, giving the protein MIKSWTKKWFLILFLMASCFGHLVATTGEKYFKMANQALKRGDYHRAVAFYKRSCNLRMGVGCTSLGSMYEYGDGVDQNISKAVFYYRRGCNLRNHLACASLGSMYEYGDGVQKDLPKAIYYYRRGCHLKGGVSCGSLGFMYFNGTGVKQNYAKALSFSKYACSLNYGISCNFVGYMYRSAKGVEQDLKKAFANFKRGCHLKDGASCVSLGYLYEAGMDVKQNEEQALNLYKKGCYLKEGSGCHNVAVMYYMGKGAPKDLEKATSYYKKGCALGFSGSCKVLEEVIGKKSDNLQDDEQNDTQDDTQ; this is encoded by the coding sequence ATGATAAAGAGTTGGACTAAAAAGTGGTTTTTGATTTTATTTTTAATGGCAAGCTGTTTTGGTCATTTGGTGGCTACAACCGGTGAGAAATATTTTAAGATGGCTAATCAAGCCCTTAAGAGGGGGGATTACCATAGAGCGGTGGCTTTTTATAAGAGAAGCTGTAATTTAAGGATGGGGGTTGGTTGCACGAGTTTAGGCTCTATGTATGAATATGGCGATGGCGTGGATCAGAATATTTCAAAAGCCGTTTTTTATTACAGAAGAGGGTGTAATTTAAGGAATCATCTCGCTTGCGCGAGTTTAGGCTCTATGTATGAATATGGCGATGGCGTTCAAAAAGACCTTCCAAAGGCTATCTATTATTACAGGAGAGGGTGCCACTTAAAAGGTGGGGTGAGCTGCGGTAGTTTGGGTTTTATGTATTTTAATGGCACGGGCGTTAAACAAAATTACGCCAAAGCCCTTTCTTTTTCTAAATACGCTTGCAGTTTGAATTATGGCATCAGTTGTAACTTTGTAGGGTATATGTATAGGAGCGCCAAAGGCGTGGAACAGGATTTGAAAAAAGCCTTTGCGAATTTTAAAAGAGGGTGCCATTTAAAAGACGGGGCGAGCTGTGTGAGTTTGGGATACTTGTATGAAGCCGGTATGGATGTCAAACAAAATGAAGAGCAGGCTTTGAATCTTTATAAAAAGGGTTGTTATTTAAAAGAAGGGAGCGGTTGTCATAATGTGGCGGTGATGTATTACATGGGTAAGGGAGCTCCAAAAGATTTGGAGAAAGCCACTTCATATTATAAGAAAGGGTGCGCTTTAGGCTTTAGTGGTAGTTGTAAAGTGTTAGAAGAAGTGATTGGCAAGAAGTCTGATAATTTGCAAGATGACGAGCAAAACGACACGCAAGATGATACGCAATAA
- a CDS encoding YebC/PmpR family DNA-binding transcriptional regulator, which produces MGRAFEYRRAAKEKRWDKMSKVFPKLAKAITLAAKDGGSEPDTNAKLRTAILNAKAQNMPKDNIDAAIKRASSKEGNLSEITYEGKANFGVLIIMECMTDNPTRTIANLKSYFNKTQGASIVPNGSLEFMFNRKSVFECLKNEVENLKLSLEDLEFALIDYGLEELEEVEDKIIIRGDYNSFKLLNEGFESLRLPILKASLQRIATTPIELNDEQMELTEKLLDRIEDDDDVVALYTNIE; this is translated from the coding sequence ATGGGACGAGCGTTTGAATACAGAAGAGCGGCTAAAGAAAAACGATGGGATAAGATGAGTAAGGTTTTCCCCAAGCTTGCCAAAGCGATCACTCTAGCGGCAAAAGATGGCGGGAGCGAGCCGGACACGAACGCCAAACTGCGAACAGCGATTTTAAACGCTAAAGCGCAAAACATGCCTAAAGACAATATTGACGCGGCGATTAAAAGAGCGAGCAGCAAAGAGGGGAATTTGAGTGAAATCACTTATGAGGGTAAGGCGAATTTTGGCGTGCTAATCATCATGGAATGCATGACTGATAACCCCACTAGAACGATCGCCAACCTTAAAAGCTATTTCAATAAAACGCAAGGGGCAAGCATCGTGCCTAATGGCTCTTTAGAGTTTATGTTTAATAGAAAAAGCGTGTTTGAATGCTTGAAAAATGAAGTGGAAAATTTAAAACTCAGCCTAGAAGATTTAGAATTCGCCCTCATTGATTATGGTTTGGAAGAATTAGAAGAAGTGGAGGATAAAATTATTATTAGGGGGGATTATAACAGCTTCAAGCTCTTAAATGAGGGGTTTGAAAGCTTGAGATTGCCTATTTTAAAAGCAAGTTTGCAACGCATCGCCACAACGCCCATTGAATTGAATGACGAACAAATGGAGCTTACCGAAAAATTACTAGACAGGATTGAAGACGATGATGATGTGGTCGCGCTTTATACGAATATTGAGTGA
- a CDS encoding peptidase U32 family protein: MNQVELLSPAGNLKKLKIALNYGADAVYGGVSHFSLRNRASKEFTLETFKEGIDYAHALNKKVYATINGFPFNSQLKLLEEHLYKMAELKPDAFIIAAPGVIKLASKIAPRIPIHLSTQANVLNTLDAQVFYDLGVKRIVCARELSLNDAIEIKKALPNLELEIFVHGSMCFAFSGRCLISALQKGRVPNRGSCANDCRFDYEYYVKNPDNGVMMRLVEEEGVGTHIFNAKDLNLSSHIAEILSSNAISALKIEGRTKSSYYAAQTTRIYRLAVDDFYHNTLKPSFYASELNTLKNRGFTDGYLMRRPFERLDTQNHQTAISEGDFQVNGEITEDGRFFACKFTTTTNIAYEIIAPKNVAITPVVNEIGKIYTFEKRSYLVLYKILLENNTELETIHSGNVNLVRLPAPLPAFSFLRTQARV, from the coding sequence TTGAACCAAGTTGAATTACTCTCTCCAGCCGGTAATTTAAAGAAACTTAAAATCGCTCTCAACTATGGGGCTGATGCGGTTTATGGGGGGGTGAGCCACTTTTCTTTACGCAATCGCGCCAGCAAGGAATTCACTTTAGAGACCTTTAAAGAAGGGATTGACTACGCCCATGCGCTAAATAAAAAAGTCTATGCCACGATCAATGGTTTCCCTTTCAATTCACAGCTCAAACTTTTAGAAGAGCATCTTTATAAAATGGCAGAGCTAAAACCAGACGCTTTCATTATCGCTGCGCCTGGTGTCATCAAGCTCGCTTCAAAAATCGCCCCGCGCATTCCTATCCATTTATCCACGCAAGCGAATGTTTTAAACACGCTAGATGCGCAAGTGTTTTATGATTTAGGGGTTAAACGCATCGTGTGCGCTAGGGAATTGAGCCTGAATGATGCGATTGAAATTAAAAAAGCCCTACCTAATTTGGAATTAGAAATCTTTGTGCATGGGAGCATGTGCTTTGCCTTTTCAGGGCGTTGCTTGATTTCGGCTTTACAAAAGGGGCGCGTGCCTAATAGAGGGAGTTGCGCGAACGATTGCCGGTTTGATTATGAATATTATGTGAAAAACCCTGATAACGGCGTGATGATGAGGTTGGTTGAAGAAGAGGGCGTAGGCACGCATATTTTTAACGCTAAAGATTTGAACCTCTCTAGTCATATCGCTGAAATTTTAAGCTCCAACGCCATTAGTGCACTTAAGATTGAAGGGCGCACCAAGTCCAGTTACTACGCCGCGCAAACCACGCGCATCTATCGTTTAGCGGTTGATGATTTTTACCATAACACCCTTAAGCCGAGTTTTTATGCTAGCGAATTGAACACGCTTAAAAACAGGGGTTTTACGGACGGCTATTTGATGCGAAGACCTTTTGAAAGGTTGGATACTCAAAACCACCAAACAGCCATCAGCGAAGGGGATTTTCAAGTCAATGGCGAAATCACCGAAGACGGGCGTTTTTTTGCATGCAAATTCACCACCACCACTAACATAGCTTATGAAATCATCGCTCCCAAAAATGTGGCTATCACGCCCGTAGTCAATGAAATTGGCAAAATTTATACCTTTGAAAAACGCTCTTATTTAGTGCTGTATAAAATCCTTTTAGAAAATAACACCGAGTTAGAAACTATCCATAGCGGGAATGTGAATTTAGTGCGACTGCCCGCACCCTTACCAGCTTTTAGTTTTTTACGCACCCAAGCTAGAGTCTAA
- the arsS gene encoding acid-sensing histidine kinase ArsS: MRFSIFFKVVALFMITLFSFGAFAYYFVSSQISHENYQNEMRHYQFVTTINEILNNYSDYRAIEDYLYKIGFRETTIENLEKVLAKRRHQLHHRNIGYAEVFKFSDMVFILLKKDEHFVLYKDLHSVSYRNYFLAITVGLLLILFLFLFVLQSLLPLRELRSQVKRFAQGDKSVSCKSKQKDEIGDLANEFDNCILKINAMNESRVLFLRSIMHELRTPITKGKILSSMLKEELPQKRFISIFDHLNMLIEQFARIEQLASKSYGSNKEKFLMSDLIDKIEKMLLIDEDKESPIHVSSSNYIIEADFELFAIALKNMIDNAIKHSDDKQVFLDFIGNDLVVSNKSKPLKEDFEKYLQPYFKSSNPSQAHGFGLGMYIIKNALEAMGLNLSYHYGNGRICFTIHDCVFNSFYDLEEDNEELPPPPENLREVKGMKGTEKANCGVKEKQKERTCSND; this comes from the coding sequence TTGCGTTTCTCTATCTTTTTTAAGGTTGTCGCTTTGTTTATGATAACGCTCTTTAGTTTTGGAGCGTTCGCTTACTATTTCGTGTCTTCTCAAATCAGCCATGAAAACTATCAAAACGAAATGCGCCATTATCAGTTTGTTACCACTATCAATGAAATTTTAAATAACTACTCTGATTATAGAGCCATAGAAGATTACCTCTATAAAATCGGTTTTAGAGAAACCACGATAGAAAATTTAGAAAAGGTTTTAGCCAAAAGACGCCACCAGTTGCACCACAGGAATATTGGGTATGCGGAAGTGTTTAAATTCAGCGACATGGTTTTTATCCTTTTAAAAAAGGATGAGCATTTTGTGCTTTATAAAGATTTGCATTCGGTTTCTTATAGGAACTATTTCTTGGCTATCACGGTAGGTTTATTATTGATTTTATTCCTCTTTTTATTTGTTTTACAGAGTTTATTGCCCTTAAGAGAGTTGAGATCTCAAGTGAAGCGATTCGCTCAAGGGGACAAAAGCGTGAGTTGTAAAAGCAAGCAAAAAGATGAAATAGGGGATCTGGCTAACGAATTTGACAATTGCATTCTAAAAATCAATGCGATGAATGAATCTCGGGTTTTATTTTTGCGCTCTATCATGCATGAATTGCGCACCCCTATCACTAAGGGCAAGATACTAAGCTCTATGCTCAAAGAAGAATTGCCACAAAAACGCTTCATTTCCATTTTTGATCACCTAAACATGCTGATTGAGCAATTTGCCCGCATTGAACAGCTCGCTTCCAAAAGCTATGGGAGCAATAAAGAAAAATTTTTAATGAGCGATTTGATCGATAAAATTGAAAAAATGCTTTTAATTGACGAGGATAAAGAAAGCCCTATCCATGTATCCTCTTCCAATTACATTATTGAAGCGGATTTTGAATTGTTTGCTATAGCGTTAAAAAACATGATAGACAATGCAATCAAACACAGCGATGACAAACAGGTGTTTTTGGATTTCATCGGCAATGATTTGGTGGTGTCTAATAAAAGCAAACCTTTAAAAGAAGATTTTGAAAAGTATTTGCAACCTTATTTTAAATCTTCTAACCCCAGCCAAGCCCATGGGTTTGGGCTAGGCATGTATATCATTAAAAACGCTTTGGAGGCTATGGGATTGAATTTGAGCTATCATTATGGCAATGGAAGAATCTGTTTCACTATCCATGATTGCGTTTTTAATAGTTTTTACGATTTAGAAGAGGATAATGAAGAGCTACCCCCCCCCCCCGAAAATTTGAGAGAGGTGAAGGGAATGAAGGGGACAGAAAAAGCCAATTGTGGGGTTAAAGAAAAACAAAAAGAGAGAACATGTTCAAACGATTGA